AATGGATCGAGCCGCCTTCGGGGATGAGCTGGGTCGAAGTGAACGGATGGGGATCGAGGAAGTGGGTGAAGTCATGCGACGCATCGGGGTCGCCGCCGACGATGTCGAAAAGTCCATCGGCGTTGGAGACGTAGAAGCTGGGCTGGTCGACGGTCAGGGCGAGGTCGGCCTGCTGGCCGAAGAGGGTTCGATTAGTGGCCTGAAAGATGATGTCCTGCACGAACGGGCCGAACGAGGTCAACACGCCTTGGAAGTCCGTCTCGGTGCCGGAGTGGAGGAAGACCCAGTGGGTGTTTTCGTCGATGGGGACGGTGAAGGCCTTGGACACGGCGAAGGCGTGGCGGCTGATCAAAGCCAGCAACAAAGCGGCGATCAGCGCGAAACGGTTCGAGCAACGAGCGGCGGTGGTCATGGCGAATCTCCCGACGGATAGGTTCAACAAAGGAAGGCGATTTGTCCCGGCAGTTTGTCCCGTCAGGCGGATACTAACGGCATCCGTCGGCGTCATCAAGACAAGTTTGCGAAAATTTGGAAAGAATGACAAATATCACGGATTTCAAGCCAATTTTGAGGAAAACGGGCGGGATCCGGAACGGACACCGAAGCGGCCGCCGCTGATTCATCAGCCGCCCGGCGGCACGATCTATGATCAACCGAAGGCGGGTTTCATGAACGACACGCGACCGGAATTCTGGTTCTACGCCAAGCGCTATGGCTGGGGCTGGGGACTGCCCGCCCGGTGGGAGGGATGGGCTGTGCTGGTCGTCTGGCTTATCATGATCGGCGTCGGGGCGGCGTATTTCATCCAGCACGGGTTGACCGCGTTCTGGATCTTCATCGCGGTGATGATCGGCGTGCTGACGGCGATCTGTTTCTGGAAGGGCCAGAGGCCGCGCTGGCGATGGGGCGGGTCGGGTGATGCGGACGATGCACGAAAGGACGGTTGATCGATGGAACGGATCCTGATCGCGGTGGATTTTTCAACTTCGTCCCGTCACGTGGTCGACACGGGGGCGGCGCTGGCGAAGCGGCTCGGCGCGGCGGTGGTGCTCGTGCATGTGGAGCCGCCGGACCTGGCGATGGCGAGCGACGAGGTGAGTCTGGAGACGGCGATGGTGAGCGAAGCCAGTCGCATCCAGCAGGGCCACCGCGAACTTCAAAGCATCGCCGCGCGGCTCAAGGAGCAGGGCCTCTGCGTCACCGCTCATCTCATGCAGGGCCCGCCCGTCGATCGCATCCTCGAAGAAGCCCGGCGCTCCCAAGCCCAGCTCATCGTCATCGGCACCCACGGCCACGGCGCCGTCTACGAAGCGCTTATCGGCTCCATAAGCACCGGCGTCGCCCGCAAATCGACCTGCCCCGTCATGCTCGTGCCGCCCAATCGATGATGCGGCAACCAGACCGCGCACGCACCGTTTCGCTC
The nucleotide sequence above comes from Planctomycetota bacterium. Encoded proteins:
- a CDS encoding universal stress protein, which codes for MERILIAVDFSTSSRHVVDTGAALAKRLGAAVVLVHVEPPDLAMASDEVSLETAMVSEASRIQQGHRELQSIAARLKEQGLCVTAHLMQGPPVDRILEEARRSQAQLIVIGTHGHGAVYEALIGSISTGVARKSTCPVMLVPPNR